The proteins below are encoded in one region of Silene latifolia isolate original U9 population chromosome 2, ASM4854445v1, whole genome shotgun sequence:
- the LOC141642342 gene encoding RING-H2 finger protein ATL2-like: MDKSFRPNDDNNMDDSQSYSQSPPFVSQPKGYELSGKIMLSAIIILFAVVVIMVCLHIYARWYILRARRRNVRRARRRTHLVFYIEPNNVASNIAPLATHGLDPSVIKSLPTFVYDSKMNNNVKGGDVEEVLECAVCLSEFEEGEKGRMLPKCNHCFHVDCIDMWFHSHDTCPLCRAPVDPDDLTPVVKESENPSTELSEFSPTQVQLSESAESSDEVGPSRVGSLSFGGRRKAVDFVGVTIEVPRRCQSFSFINSDESGSSRSPSQGGFRSPLSLKRIFSRERKSPLPSPSQSQSQSTSRVEFDIESGRVEPVTPTS, encoded by the coding sequence ATGGATAAATCTTTCCGACCAAACGACGACAACAACATGGACGATTCGCAATCGTATTCTCAATCCCCTCCCTTCGTTTCCCAACCAAAGGGATACGAACTAAGCGGAAAGATAATGCTTAGCGCGATCATAATACTATTCGCGGTTGTGGTTATAATGGTCTGTCTCCACATCTACGCGAGGTGGTATATCCTCCGCGCACGTAGACGTAACGTGCGACGCGCGCGTAGGCGGACTCATCTCGTTTTCTATATTGAGCCTAACAACGTCGCTTCGAATATTGCCCCGCTTGCTACACACGGCCTCGACCCTTCGGTCATCAAGTCTCTCCCCACCTTCGTGTACGATAGCaagatgaataataatgttaAGGGTGGTGACGTGGAGGAGGTGCTAGAATGCGCCGTGTGTTTGTCCGAGTTTGAAGAAGGTGAAAAAGGGCGCATGTTACCGAAATGTAATCATTGTTTCCATGTTGACTGTATTGACATGTGGTTTCACTCTCATGACACGTGTCCGCTTTGTCGAGCTCCGGTTGACCCGGACGATTTGACTCCGGTTGTGAAGGAATCGGAAAATCCGAGTACCGAGTTGAGCGAGTTTAGTCCGACTCAGGTTCAACTCAGTGAGTCGGCCGAGTCGAGTGACGAGGTGGGTCCGAGTCGGGTTGGTTCGTTATCGTTCGGTGGGAGAAGAAAAGCGGTTGACTTTGTTGGAGTGACGATCGAGGTTCCGAGAAGGTGTCAAAGCTTTAGTTTTATTAACTCGGACGAGTCGGGTTCGAGTCGGTCACCGAGTCAAGGCGGGTTTCGATCGCCTCTTTCTTTGAAGAGGATCTTTAGTCGTGAGAGAAAGTCGCCATTGCCGTCACCGTCACAGTCACAGTCACAGTCGACAAGTCGTGTTGAATTTGATATCGAGTCAGGCCGGGTCGAGCCGGTCACTCCAACAAGTTGA